Proteins encoded within one genomic window of Strix uralensis isolate ZFMK-TIS-50842 chromosome 32, bStrUra1, whole genome shotgun sequence:
- the LOC141936499 gene encoding CUGBP Elav-like family member 3, translated as MKEPDAIKLFVGQIPRHLEEKDLKPIFEQFGKIYELTVIKDKYTGMHKGCAFLTYCARESALKAQSALHEQKTLPGMNRPIQVKPADSESRGEDRKLFVGMLSKQQADEDVRKMFEPFGTIDECTVLRGPDGTSKGCAFVKFQSHAEAQAAIAALHGSRTLPGASSSLVVKFADTEKERGLRRMQQVASQLGMFSPIALQFGAYSAYTQALMQQQAALVAAHSAYLSPMATMAVQMQHMGTVNPNGLIATPLPPSSGTSTPPAMAATPVPAIAAPLSVNGYSPVPAQPAGPPAPEAVYAGGVPPFPAQSPAAPGDPLQQAYAGMQHYTAAYPAAYGLVSPAFAPPGPLLAPPPPPQQQQREGPEGCNIFIYHLPQEFADTEILQMFLPFGNVISAKVFVDRATNQSKCFGFVSFDNPASAQAAIQAMNGFQIGMKRLKVQLKRPKDANRPY; from the exons ATGAAGGAGCCCGACGCCATCAAACTCTTCGTGGGGCAGATCCCGCGGCACCTGGAGGAGAAGGACCTGAAGCCGATTTTCGAGCAGTTCGGGAAAATCTACGAGCTCACCGTCATCAAGGACAAGTACACCGGCATGCACAAAG GATGCGCCTTCCTGACCTACTGCGCCCGCGAGTCGGCCCTGAAGGCGCAGAGCGCCCTGCACGAGCAGAAAACCCTCCCGGGG aTGAACCGGCCCATCCAGGTGAAGCCGGCGGACAGTGAGAGCCGAGGAG AGGACCGCAAGCTCTTCGTGGGGATGCTGAGCAAGCAGCAGGCGGACGAGGACGTGCGCAAGATGTTCGAGCCCTTCGGCACCATCGACGAGTGCACGGTGCTGCGGGGGCCCGACGGCACCagcaaag GCTGCGCCTTCGTCAAGTTCCAGAGCCACGCGGAGGCCCAGGCCGCCATCGCCGCCCTCCACGGGAGCCGCACCTTGCCG GGGGCCTCCTCCAGCCTGGTGGTGAAGTTTGCGGACACGGAGAAGGAGCGGGGCCTGCGGCGGATGCAGCAGGTCGCCAGCCAGCTGGGCATGTTCAGCCCCATCGCCCTCCAGTTCGGGGCCTACAGCGCCTACACGCAGGCG CTGATGCAGCAGCAGGCGGCCCTGGTGGCCGCCCACTCGGCCTACCTCAGCCCCATGGCCACCATGGCCGTCCAGATGCAGCACATGGGCACAGTCAACCCCAACGGGCTCAtcgccacccccctgcccccctcctcaG GAACCAGCACGCCGCCGGCCATGGCCGCCACCCCGGTACCCGCCATCGCGGCCCCGCTGAGCGTCAACGGCTACAGCCCGGTGCCGGCGCAGCCCGCGGGACCCCCCGCCCCCGAGGCCGTCTACGCCGGCGGGgtcccccccttcccag cccagagccccgccgcccccggggacCCCCTGCAGCAGGCCTACGCCGGCATGCAGCACTACACAG CCGCCTACCCGGCAGCCTACGGGCTGGTGAGCCCGGCCTTCGCCCCCCCGGGGCCCCtgctcgcccccccgccccccccgcagcagcagcagcgtgaaG GCCCCGAGGGCTGTAACATCTTCATCTACCACCTGCCCCAGGAGTTCGCCGACACCGAGATCCTGCAGATGTTCCTGCCCTTCGGCAACGTCATCTCCGCCAAGGTCTTCGTGGACCGCGCCACCAACCAGAGCAAGTGCTTCG GCTTCGTGAGCTTTGACAACCCGGCCAGCGCCCAGGCCGCCATCCAGGCCATGAACGGTTTCCAGATCGGGATGAAGCGCCTCAAGGTGCAGCTCAAGAGGCCCAAAGACGCCAACCGGCCGTACTGA
- the MRPL9 gene encoding large ribosomal subunit protein bL9m, with translation MLGRGAVGGCGLLVRAASRALSLSHGRPTVVVERWWQVPLSKEGRQPRLHPRRHRVYRLVEDTKHRPKEELELILTQAVEGLGHRGDVVSVRKSLGRNKLLPRGWAVYASPENRRAFEEEAKLRREGSVEAVQTPSGERTLRFLRKCRLEVGMRNNVRWELSSEIVARHFLRNLRVFVPPHALKLPEEPITRWGEYWCDVTVNGLDTVRVPMAVVQFLRPQTRRYRHWLAQQQARLAAQRETLL, from the exons ATGTTGggccggggggcggtggggggctgCGGCCTCCTGGTGCGGGCGGCGAGCCGGGCCCTGAGCCTCAGCCACGGCCGG CCCACGGTGGTGGTGGAGCGGTGGTGGCAGGTCCCGCTCAGCAAGGAGGGGCGGCAGCCGCGCCTGCACCCCCGGCGGCACCGCGTGTACCGGCTGGTGGAGGACACCAAGCACCGGCccaaggaggagctggagctgatCCTCACCCAGGCGGTGGAGG GTTTGGGGCACCGGGGGGACGTGGTCAGCGTGAGGAAATCCCTGGGGCGCAACAAGCTGCTGCCGCGGGGCTGGGCCGTGTACGCGTCGCCGGAGAACAGGCGGGCGTTCGAGGAGGAGGCGAAG CTGCGCCGGGAGGGGAGCGTGGAGGCGGTGCAGACCCCGAGCGGGGAGCGG ACCCTCCGGTTCCTCAGGAAGTGCCGCCTCGAGGTGGGGATGAGGAACAACGTGCGGTGGGAGCTGAGCAGCGAGATCGTGGCGCGGCACTTCCTCAGAAAC ctgcGGGTGTTCGTGCCGCCCCACGCGCTGAAGCTGCCCGAGGAGCCCATCACGCGCTGGGGCGAGTACTGGTGCGACGTCACG GTGAACGGGCTGGACACGGTGCGGGTGCCCATGGCCGTGGTGCAGTTCCTGCGGCCCCAGACCCGCCGCTACCGGCACTGGCTGGCCCAGCAGCAGGCCCGGCTGGCGGCGCAGAGGGAGACGCTGCTGTga